The genome window TCAGTACCGCGAGCAGCTCGCCGGCGCGCGGCTCCACCATTTCGCGTCCATGGGCAAGATAGTCGCCGGTCTCGCAGACCGGCCCGACGACGTCGGCGACGATTCTTTGCCGATCCGCGCTCTGGCGCACCGGGATGATGTCGTGCCAGGCGTCGTAGAGCGTCGGACGGATAAGATCGTTCATGCCGGCGTCGACGATCACGAAGGTCTTGGCGTCGCCATGCTTCACATAGGTGACGCGCGTGACGAGCATGCCGGCGTTGCCGACGATGAGCCGCCCCGGCTCCAGCACCAGCCTGCAGCCGAGCCCGCCGAAACGCCGGCGCACGATCTCGGCGTATTTCTCTGGATGGTAGGACTGCGGATCGTCGCCGTCGTGATAGGGAATCCCCAGCCCGCCGCCGAGATCGACATGCGAAATATCGTGCCCGTCGGCCCGCAGCTCGCGCACCAGTTCGGCGAGCAGCGAAAAGGCCTCGTCGAAGGGCGCGAGGTCGGTGAGCTGGGAGCCGATATGCATGTCGGCGCCGGCGAGTTCGATTCCCTTGAGCTTGGCGGCGAAGGCGTAGACCTCCCGCGCCCGCGACAGCGGCACGCCGAATTTGTTTTCGGCGAGGCCGGTGGAAATCTTCTTATGGGTGCGGGCGTCGACGTCCGGGTTGACGCGGAGCGACACGCGCGCCGCGCGCCCGAGAGCGACCGCCGCCTGCGACAGGGCTTCGAGTTCCGGCTCCGACTCGACGTTGAAACAGAAGATTCCGGCGTCAAGCGCCGCCGCGATCTCCTCGCGCGTCTTGCCGACGCCGGAAAAGGTGATTTTTTCAGGCGCGACGCCGGCGGCGAGCGCCCGGGCCAGTTCGCCGCCCGAGACAACGTCCATGCCTGCGCCCTCTCGGGCGAGAAGCCGAAGCACGGCCTGATTGGAGTTGGCCTTCACTGCATAGCAGACAAGCGCGTCGAGACCGGCGAAGGCCTGCGAAAACACCCTGTAATGGCGCCGGATCGTCGCCGCCGAATAGCAATAGAAGGGCGTGCCCACCTCGTCGGCGAGCGTCGCCACGGCGATCTCCTCG of Methylocystis sp. SC2 contains these proteins:
- the lysA gene encoding diaminopimelate decarboxylase, with protein sequence MHLFDYRNGALHAEEIAVATLADEVGTPFYCYSAATIRRHYRVFSQAFAGLDALVCYAVKANSNQAVLRLLAREGAGMDVVSGGELARALAAGVAPEKITFSGVGKTREEIAAALDAGIFCFNVESEPELEALSQAAVALGRAARVSLRVNPDVDARTHKKISTGLAENKFGVPLSRAREVYAFAAKLKGIELAGADMHIGSQLTDLAPFDEAFSLLAELVRELRADGHDISHVDLGGGLGIPYHDGDDPQSYHPEKYAEIVRRRFGGLGCRLVLEPGRLIVGNAGMLVTRVTYVKHGDAKTFVIVDAGMNDLIRPTLYDAWHDIIPVRQSADRQRIVADVVGPVCETGDYLAHGREMVEPRAGELLAVLTAGAYGAVQSGTYNTRPLVPEVLVDGGRYAIIRQRQSVEEIIAMDSVPDWL